The DNA window TTGCCGCTGGGAATCGGGTAGCCAAACCCTTGAATGAAAGGCATCTTCGTCATTGGCTCATTGGCTTTGGCCGGCCTACCGCGTCTCCTCTTTGACTTAATTTCCGAATTCCTGCGAAGATAGTGCAGAGGGTCATAAGGAAAGTACGGCATAGGGTAGTAGTGGTCAAAGTTGATCCGGAAGATGCTTGGATACGAATTCTCATGGTAAAAGTTGTAGCTGCGATGAGAGATTCGGAAGACCTGGAACTTTCCAATAAGCTCCTCAAGGTCAGCCAGAAACTGAATGTCATCCCGGCTCTGAAGACCCTTGCGCTTTCGTCGATGTTTCTGCTTCTTCAAGCTCTCCTGGGCAAGGAAATTCTCTACAGCCACTGTGGTGACATGCTTTGGGCAGTGCCCCCTCATGGCTTTGTTGTTAGCCTCCAATGCAGCGACTTCAGAGGCGTCCAGGCTGCAGAAGTCAAAAGAGTACCTCCTACGGGATGCTGGGCCTTTCTCAGCTTGGTCGGATGTGCTGTTGTTGTCCGTGCCGATCCCACTGTCACTCGGGATTGTTTCTTCACTGTGGGACTCACTGACGGGGGACAAGGTGACCTCTTTGAGAGAGGCCACCTCAGAGAGATGAGAAGGCGAGTTGGCCATGAGCCGTGGAGGAGAGAGCTTCCAGTTGCTGCTATGCAAGCCCTTGGGAGCTTTTGTGGGCAACGCACTGATTGGTTGCAGATTTGGCATGGTCTTCAGGTCCTGCAGGCTGGTATCTGCTGTGGCAGGGCATAGTATCCCACCAGCTCCGGCAGCTTGGACAGAGAGCGGCTGCATAGCCCTGGGAGAAGGCATCGCGGCTGTAGTTGGTGGATTAGAAGGCACTACGAGGTTCTCATACTGGCTAGAAACAGGCACGGGGTGCTTATCACTGGCTTTGTGCTCATCTTGCTGGACCTTCATATCAGCTCTTGGCTTTCTGCCCCTCTTCTTGCCGATGTATATTGTCCCTCTCTTACTGACATTGATCTGTTTGCCCAGCCGGGCCTCAATCGTTGATGCCATAGTTGAAACCGCAGTTGACATAGGGGCCATAGACTTTAGTCCTAGATTGCTTTTAGAAGAACATGACAAAATTTCATTCAAGATGTTCTGCATCGtaaccaatttcattttgttgacCGTCTGAATGGTCTTCTTGTCAAGGACATTGGCATAGCCTGTCTTTTTATTGAGCTTCAGTTGTTTAGTTGGGGCTGCATTGATTGTAGTCATTTGTACCAATTTAGCTAAATTGCGCCTCTTCCTCCATTTCTTCACAGTGCCAGACGACTCTCTGGCAATCGGGCTCACAGGACTGGTAGACGTTCCCTCATGAATGGTTTCAACTGTAAGCAGAGGTTGCTTTTTGGGCCGTCCACGCTTCTTTTTGACAGGGGTGATGACCGTCAAGCTATCAGTGTTGGTGTAGAGTGGGCTGGACGGTGTGATGGGATAGGCTGAAGGAGGCTCTAGGACAGCTGATGTTGGACCACTGTTGTCTTTCTGGTGACAGGAAGTTTTGGACTTCAGATATGACCACCTCCCCTTACTCTTCTGCTGTTTCACGGCCTCTTGTTTGCTTGGATTAACTACTGTTCTGGGTCTTCCCACAGGGTTCTTCCTCGGCCTGTTCGGACAGATCCCAGCCAGATCGCCCGAAGTTACTGATACCACTTTCTCGACCTCAGGCTGTCTCTCTGCCACTGATTTTGCTACCCTTGATTCGATTTTGCTGGGCGCTTTTGGTTCTGTAAAACCTCTTTCCGTCTTTTCAGTGATTTCAGAGGTCAGTGTCTCCTCTGTTAAATCCTCCAAAGGCATTTGGTCTTTTAATGATCGTCGAtatcttctctttctcccaggGTGCACTTTAGATTCATCCATCAGCAGAGGAAGGGATCCTGGCAGAATCTCGCCCTCTCCTTCTGCATTCTTCCCAGTACTGTCAACCTCCGCATCCGTCGGCTCCGTCACCTTCTCAGGCTCACGCGTGTGCTTCTCTTTAGCACTGTCCTGTGTTTTGGGTTCAAAGTCTATCTCTGGCTTTTTGCCCCATTGGTGATCTGAGCCATGAGCGATCAGGCTCCTCATAGAGTCTTTCCTGCCATACTTCCTCTTGATGTGCCCAAACACTTGCTCCGCAACTTCCTGCAAACATCTATCTTTGCTCAAAGATGTGACCATCATCTGACCACCGTCCGGCTGCGTCGTCAGTGGTACATTAGCGGCAGGAGAAGGTTGAAGTAGTGAGCCGGTGATTTGGCTGGACATTCCAGGGGTGAAATGGATCAGAGACGGGCTCTCTGGGACCTTTTTCGGCTGAGTTTTGGTGTGGGTGCTTGTCAAATCAGGAAGAGAGCTCTTATTAATGCTTGCAGATTCTTTCCTTGGTTCAGAATCCACCATGGTTCCTTGGGATGAAGACCCCCCTGATGGAGGCTTCGTCCAATCCAGTTGGTGCTTCAGGGTGCTTTTGGGCGGATGCTTTGGTTTCATGGATTCTCCCAGGAAGTTCACCGGATCACTTCCATCTTGTTCAGTAGacttgaaacatttttcatatgtctgcaaaaaaaataatgacatattTAGAGGAATAAAAACCAAAGTAGATACAACAGagatcatattttttttaaatagtgaataaaaatataatgaagtaagaataaaaacaaatacacatataaacTGACGTTTCTTTCATATTAGAGAGCTTTCTATCAGTAGAAATACAGGAAGTGGCCACCACAAAATGTTTAGCCATAGCAGTAACAAGGAAGTATTATTGTTTGAATAACCTCCAAAATATTTaggtttctttttatttttaatttgcagaaaatgactttgctaaactttggttatttatttatttatttgtgttaaagTTTGGCAGCAGATTTAATAGATAGGTGCTTTCACCACAGCTATTGTGTTAAAAATTCTCCCTGAAATTTAGGAAATATAAAAGGTTCCATATTCTAATATTCTAATGGCATGTCCTCCAGGCAAATAACATCCATGCCTTAGAACTGCAGATAGCAGATATCAGTTTAACAGatgcaatgaaatgaaatcactacACTGAAATGCCTGGTCTCATAACTGATCATGCAGAATTTATGAAGTTTTTATCGAGAATCCTTGTAGCTAATAATCCTTGTAGCTAATTCCCTCTATATCcacaaacaaatcattttgATCATTCCTATCAACTTTCTTTTGCAAAAAGCCTAAAAATAAAAGTCATCTAGAGTTAGTGGTTAAATGGCATCTTGAGTTCAGTGTATCTACTGAGCTAAGTTACTGGTTGCCATATGCATTGACTTGCGTCTGTTAACAACTCATCAACTGTAGTGTAAATGACAACCTAACTGGTGTGTACACATCTGCGACAATAGGTGCAAAGCGCTCTTGTGGTTTTTTATGTTATTAACCAAAAGTAACAAGATTAGCGCTTGATATgagagcatgttttttttaaagccatccTGTTTTCAAAGCCAACTGCTACAGGCACTCCTGAAGTCTAACcgcaattttgtttttcaacacAGGTCAACTTCCATTTTGCAGCAGCTTTTGCAGCAGAGACTGGGGCATAAAAGCAGTTTTGAAGTATTCATTTTGCCTCTGTGGTTACAGTTAAGCTTTTCAGAGGGCTTTTTATCATGCTGTTGGGTTCCCACAGGCTTTGAATATTAAATGCTTGTATAAAAGAAATCatacaaacattatttttttctgcaaccACATCCTCACATTAAAGTTCAAACCAGAAACAAGAAAATGATTCACCAACAGTATGGCATTCTAAACATACTTAAAATCTTCTACCTTTGCATACAGATAAGCAGTGTTTCTTGGTGAAAacagattaaatatattttaatcagAAGAGCATATCATATTTAAAACAACCACTTATAGACACCTGAGTTAATCTTGTTCCATAAATCATATAATCACATCATTATCAAACAGAGGGATGCTAATACTAATTACTAGTACTAGTAATAGTACCCCCAATTCACCAGTGGAGAATTAATATGGATCTTTCCCCATACTGAGTTTATAATGGCAAATGCTTGAGATGATCTATCAAGCACAGAGATCACCaaaagcatcacaaaaacactaaaaacCAAAGCGCCTTTGCTCCAGGATATCTTTTAACCAATGATGAGAGATAACAACCCATTCCGAGTTCTGGCGCCAGCTAGGGGAGTGTCTTGTTAATAGCTAGCGATGCAAACAAGGAAAGGGCAGAAACTGGAAAGAAATGATATGCCAACCATTACAAGATGTGCACGCCTTTCAAACATGCGTATGTTCCACGATTTCCTCTACTTACTTCACTGTAATGGAAACATTCAAACGTGTTCCCATCAAGTAGAAATGTCTCTTTGGACAGCACTCTtctatttaataattatgttcacTTAACAGGAAACAAATTGAcatcacccacccacccctccccccactttgTACTTCAACATAGGTCAATCATACGTGTTCCTCCTATCCCTATATCTTTCCTTTCCTACACGTATATAACTGCTGGggctctgctttctctctccatttctctttctctcccctccttccaAGCTCTAATCAGTGAGTGACAACTCATTAAGCTTTCCCCTCAGagcagacagcagcagcagggcattTTATCTGCAGCGCACAGTCTATGCAGTCACGCTTGGCTGTAAaaattcccagcatgctctagGAGGAGTCCAGGGGAAGCGTGctggaagaagagagggagggagagagagggagggagggagagagagggctggtggtgtgcctgcgtgtatgtgtgtgtccctaCAGCAGGGCTGTTCAGTCCTTCTAGTGCCTAATCCTCTCCAATATCTTTCAATCAGtggcttttaattaaaaaggagCACCGTTGAGGGTTGCATTAACGGGAGAGCTCCCACTGCAGGGTTTGCGCTTTTTATTTCTCCATCTGTGAGAAACTGCATCACCTTTCACATTCTTAATCCTGTAATCCTTGGAGGAATTTGCGGGCTCCCCCAGCCTAGATGATACAGTCTCAGGCCCTGCGTGCCAAACCTTCCTGCAGCTCTTTTAATTTAGCTAAATGCCATTTTATATTTCCCCCGCTTCCGATAACAATAAGAGAGCCACTGCATAACCTTCACATTGGATATGTCAATTtccttatttaaaatatattacatcaaATTGATATGCGAGGCAGGTAGCAGGCTGGAATGAGTGGCAGTAACGGCGAAGCTACTGCGTTTTATCACTTTCCTATTGCGACGGCTTTGTGCAATGCGGTCCCAAAAGGCTTAGTCGAGTCGATGCTGTTACCATAATAATCCCTACTGAACTTCAACATGCATTTTCTCAGCGGCAGTAGGAAGGCTGCTTCATCCGAAAGGAATGCAGTGTCATATCCAAACCTCCGGTGATGCAATTgctaaaaacacgttttcacaAGGATAGGAACTGTGTACCACTGAGGCATTCATACAACAAACAACACAGTTATTCACCAACAACAAAGTGCAGCTGGATTGCTCAAGGAGAGTTTTAATACAGATGAGTAAACAATATCAGGCAAGCAGAGTATCCTAGctccatattattatttttttttgtggtgagcAGATTGGAGTTGCTGTTGTTATATGAAACCACAGGTCCAGAACTGCAGCCATTATGAAAGGTTCTGAtcgaaaacaaaaaccttaatGGTAATAAAACTGTATAGTCACCCATAATGAGGGACTGCTATCTTCCCAAAACAGAACTTGGCTTTGACAGAGCCTTTGCCCAGCTGGCTGAGAAGGTCCCCCCAAACCCCGGTGGTTTAAAATCCGCAAGCAGAATCACCCTTAAGAagaatacacaaaaaaatggcAGCAGAGATGACACAGGCATAATGAGTGGGGCCTGGCGTGAAGTTGCAGAGAGAACCTTCCTCTCCGCTCCTTCTCCAATCTTCCTTTCTTCCCTCCGTTTTTTTAACCTCCGATATAATGAGTGGCAGCTCACGGTATTCTGGTGACACGTGTGTGCTTGGTAACCAAGGGTTACCATGAGTCAGAGCTGCCAGAAATAGCCAGCGGAACACgttgccccccttccccctgcccaTCCCTGAACTGAATGTGACACGCAGCCAGTGGTCCGGTGCCTTCCCGAAGGGACAGGACAGCACCGAGCCACGTTTATAATTAACCGGCACGTAGGGTTCAGACCCACACCAGCACATCTTAAGGTCAAACATCCCTTGCTGTCGCGCACAGGAGCGTGACCGTTTGTGTGTATTATGCAAGCGGACTGCTCTTGTCAAGGTTGTAAAGGGGCTATTTCTCTACCCTGATCCGGTTTGCATTTCTCGCCTTGTTTGTTTAATCGAGTGCTCGGTTTAAAATAACTCACAATTGAACCTCAGTACACTCACCTTGATATAGCTCCATTTAGaggtcaatacatttttttggatCATACCTATAAGACTTCAATTTGTACCGAATATGGTGTCCCACAAGGGACTGAACCAGGACCAATGTTATTTTTACATATCCTGGTGCATGGATTAAATCCATTTTCACTGATTTACAGTGTCAACCAAACAAGACCTGTCCTGTCCGTTGAACAGCATGtatctatgaaataaaatgatgatgtaataattttttttgctttttataatTGCTATCATTAGGGGAAACTTTGCaactattttttcctctttccattcTTTGGGATACCCTTTGTCAAATTTGAGTTTATTTAAACAATCAGCTTCACTTCAGTCGGACAGTAAAATCACCcagacattaataaaaaataaaaataaacaaaactcaaGAGAAGACAGAAGTCTCCGGAAGAATTAAGTAAAATGGCTGAGAGAAGTTGATGAAGCACGAAGCCGCAGGTCAGGAAACTACATATTATACGTCCTTATCCTTCTCCAATACACCGGTTTTTATGATGATGACCTGTCAgggtgtttgtttaaaaaaaaatgaaaaggggaaaaatgaaaaaagtgtcTGGCAGTGATTTATGAGTCATGTAGCAGATGACTCAGAGGGCATCAGGAACAAGGAGGGAAGTGAGAGACTTCAAAGAGGTCCCTTGCGTAGTTTTTCCAACATATTAGAACAAAGctgaactgaaaatgtgatAATCCCACCCCATTCAACCTCAGCACCAGGAAAAGAAGTGAAACAAATCAACTCACTGACCTGACACTGTATGCCATACAGTACCCAACCCTGCCCAAGAGAATCATTCCCAAAGAAAGTGACACAGAACTGGCTGCTTCTTTCCCTGTGtgaagaataaaatgtattgttttccaAGCCAAAGGTCATCACCGGCTAGAGAGAGCCATTACGCTATTACATTAGCCTCTTAAAGTTATTGGTGCCCACGTGGTAGGACATATCTGTGTCAGCTTGCACCCTGACCACCGCTAGTGTTCCTTATAACCACTGTACTAATTGGTCAAATTACAGTGTTTGTAAGCCAGTCTCTGGTGACAGTTTAAGAGACCCAGTGGTGAATGGGACCGCAGGATCATCTGACAACTGCTACGCAAAGTCATGCGACACTTGGGCGAAGACAACACAAAGCCGGATTGGGTGTCCTTCACCCGATATGGAAAAGGTTTCTCCAATTACACGGGACACCTTTTGATCAGTGTcaaagcacacaaaacaaaacaaaaaaagagagacagagagggagacaggtaGTATGGAATACACAAAGGAGAATAAAAAGTCCTAAGAGAGATAACATAAAAGACCAAGACGTAGGGTAGAAGGGTTAAGAATGGCAGACGCAACAGGAGAAAAATGAGACGGCTTCAGAACGAACACGTACGAGCATCTCAAAATGACTAGCGTGCTTCTGCTCCCCTTGGAACAGGGGGAAATAATGAGGTTAAATATATTAGACTGTAACCACCAGTTGGATAACGTAATTGTTGTTCTGAGGAACTAATGGCGAATATgagttcattttcacagctgcCTTTATTATAATATCCACATATTTAATTTACTCTGATCTGATTTGATCTGACTGCTCTCTTAAACTGGCTATTCCTGGAGAAGAATAAATGATGTCTCTCCATGGATTCAGGCTTTGTACGACAAGTTTACATAGATTTATAACCGTATTCTTGTCATCTAGATGAAGCAGTCAAGTCATCCCTTGCAGTCACCTGGCTTTGCAAAGCAATATTGAGTCAATTTTTTCTGTGCTCAAAGACTTCTGATTTGAGGATTTAACCATTTAACCATGTATCTGTACAGAAAGGTACACAATCTAAAACAGCTTGTGATGGATGAGAAATGCTTCTAGtattgttgaagaaaaaaagaggaaaaaatgctaATCTGATATGATGTGGCATGATATCAAATTCAGAGCAACGCAGCACACACCAGAACCTGAATGCATGACACTGAAGTAACTTCAGAACCTCGACTTATCTGCAGTATTCCGTTTCATTACCTTAAATAGGTAATAAACAAACCAGCCATTTAATGGAACAATCCATGACAATTCCAACAAGTGAGATGGTCTCACACATTGTCCTTTGGTCCCTTGGCTTCTGTAGGGATAGTAATATCACTTCCAGTGCTCAGCAGTTAGAGCCATTCCAGGTTTTTATAGAAGCTAGCAAGTGTGGTGAACAGAAGCTGCCCATTGACGGTGCACTACACTCTTCCAAGTAAAAGTTGGAACGGATCTGATTGCTATGTATGAGAGTGTTACTACCACTCCTGCTTAAGGCTGTGTCTGTTCACTATGTGGGAGGTTCAGACAAGCTTTGGTCATCCCACAGTCTGGTGTAGGACCAGGCATTCAGACAGTCTGCAAGTGACAGTTAGGGGCAACGGCCACACAATCTAAGCTAATGGCGTCCGTTGGGAGACCAAAGGCCTCAAAACCTGAGAATATATTGTGATAAAAGGTAATGGAGCTGGTGCATCCACCCTGCTTGCGATACCCAGGGGAATTTCTGCAATTCGTAGAACCGAAGTTGGCACCTCCAACACATAACTGAGCACTGTTCTAGAAGGAGCAGCCAGTTTACCCGAACTGTTCAGCCATTCACAAATTTTGTTACGTGTAAAAGATGCTGCATGCTTTTAAGTAAGCGATTAAGTAAGGACAGCTGTGTCAGATTAAATTTTGCTTGGATATAAAAGGAAATAGTGCATGGATTTTAAAGTGCACGTAGAAGAGCTGCACACCAAATGTATTATACACTTTATTCAGTAGATGAAGATAAATTgccaataactttatttttaaaaattcatggcTAAtcgaagaaaaaacatttttccctaTCTATGCTCTGACAACACGGCAAtccattcactttttttttttgcacattctATGCACTGGAATCCATtcagaaataactgaaaaaacaaaacaaaaaaaaaaaaaccatcagcaTCTAGACTGTGCCAGCAATACCATCAGAGTAGTGCGGCTTGCTCTGCCCTTGTGTGGTACAAACTCATTTTTGCATCAAGTCAAACTTTGTGAGTGAGTCTACAACAGAATTCCAAGACCAcattcccgccccccccccccgtctcccatAATGATTAAAATACTCCAGTCAATTGATTAGTTGAGAGGGTCAAACCCGAACAAACCTGTGCGATTCAACACTGTCCCGAACCCCTGTCTAAATATTTCATTCCGGTCTTATCATTATTAGCCTCGATGATTACCGCAATTTGCTTAAAGTGTCATTCACGCTGTgtatttgttgctgttttgaCTAATTAATTATGAGTAATCCCACTACACTCCCTTAACTCATCCATCCTTTTGAACTGGCTGATTAACAGAACGTTTGCAGTTAAGAGTTTGAAAGCCTTCATTAACAAGGGCTGGCTGCAAACCACGCAGTTACTGACGGGCTTTGAAGCTAAGATAATGAAGACACAATGCACAATCCCCCTCCTCCTGAGCCCCTCCAACTATACCGCACCACCTTTCTTTAATCAGCCAATCGGAACGACCGGAGTACGGCGACTGGTGCGGTTAGCCACAGCTAGCATCCTGTCCCAATGTGTACAGCACAGCCGTCCAGATTCCCTAAATTACCCTCAGCTGTCAGAAGGAATACCAGTTACTGGTTACCACATTAAAGTTAATACATATTACAACaatagttaaataaaaataattacatttaagaGGCCAGGTTaaagcagagagcagaggaaaCTGTACGCATTCAAACCtgccacaaaacaaaatggaggcgtctcaatttgctaaaaaaaataataaaatgtgaggATGCAGGAGTACGTGCCCAGATAGTGAAACATCTGTGTGGGCTCACCCCTGAATTAGGtgtaatggaaaatggaaacacCCGCGTCAAAGGCCATGCTGTCTCCCTGCCACGCTAGGGGGAAGGAATGGCTGCTTTGGCGGAGGGAACGCCTTTTCAGTCACTACATCATCTCAGCGGCGCACTTGATTGCTCGACCAGCAAAAGGACAAGGACAAGCGAATGCTATGTTCGTATAATGATGCTTGACAAGCAATGCAGAAAGCGCATGGAACACTAATTCCAGTAACTGAAAAAGAACAACAGCGACCACAACAAGATGACGACGGCTATGTAGAGAGATATCAAGTGGTTAaatgtgtctacgtgtgtgtgtgggggggggaggggggggggggacaaacaaacgcagcaatttatttttggtggtCTGTGAATCTCCAGGATACATTTCACGACAACGGTTGGGTGGAACCCGAGTTTTCTCATTCTCATCACGTCCTCTCTAAACAACAGCCCTGGCACTgtagaaaggggggggggggggaaacaacatTTCACATTGCAAATATTAATCTGACTGcagtccctgttcctgctgCAGCGGTTGTGCTTTTGGCACAGGTTCAGCTTTTTGTCTGCCTCCACActcccctgcctctctccctccctctctctctcctgctctccctctctctcttcccctctccctctctctctgtcttggtctctctctctctctctctccaaacttaaatatctgaaaaagagagggaggggaaagtaGCACAGCCATTGCTGACTGACAAGCGGGTGGGAAGGCGGCCATCTTTGTTACTTATTTACACAAATGGCCGTGGTCTGAGGCATAGGCGCTGCCTGATAATGTCATTCTATTTATCGATGTCCCGTCTGGTCTGGGTAAAAAATCAACACCTCCATTCTGCCATTTACAGATATCAGTCattgcaaatacaaatatgcatgcagGCGTTGCCTATAACTGACTTTTGCGGGTTTGATAAAATACTTGACAGCAGTGAATCACAACCCCATTATACAGGTTGTATGTAAATATGTCGtgaatgaatatgcaaataatacCATAGTCACTCCATTCATACTACACTAGAGCTGCTCCTGTcaagacatttttaatggacGCCATGCCCCCATTTTAAAACCACCGGTCTCCTAATGCTGGGCGAAGGAGACACCGACTTGGCACGGGAAAGACTCGAGAAGAGAGACTGACaagaggatgaaaaaaaaagcacaattacaTACAGAGACctgcaaaaaatttttttaaaaagcctctcTTTCCCCCGAGCCAGGGCACGACAGTCAATTTTCTGTCCGCGAATCACGCAAGCGGCAACTGTTAATCCCAAAACTGGCATTCTGCAGTTTTGGCATTCCGCAAGTCCCCCAGTCAGTAGGAAAGCGCACGCTTTAAAGTTCGGCTGTCAGAGGCACCGGGGAAGTGAACCATGAACTCTGGCGCGCTGGCCAGGGGAG is part of the Anguilla anguilla isolate fAngAng1 chromosome 10, fAngAng1.pri, whole genome shotgun sequence genome and encodes:
- the setbp1 gene encoding SET-binding protein, with product MEQRELSGPARPKGGEAEFYTPGSTINRADLTEVVGGLLPVPVKGLSLAGERLDPEEEDDLGLGRDVDDNSNPDSEKWVQGDGLEEQEFSIKEASFSEGSLKLKIQTTKRAKKPPKSLENYICPPEIRITIKQPGEQKGAKQGKSSRGAKEEDKGPPRRKTYEKCFKSTEQDGSDPVNFLGESMKPKHPPKSTLKHQLDWTKPPSGGSSSQGTMVDSEPRKESASINKSSLPDLTSTHTKTQPKKVPESPSLIHFTPGMSSQITGSLLQPSPAANVPLTTQPDGGQMMVTSLSKDRCLQEVAEQVFGHIKRKYGRKDSMRSLIAHGSDHQWGKKPEIDFEPKTQDSAKEKHTREPEKVTEPTDAEVDSTGKNAEGEGEILPGSLPLLMDESKVHPGRKRRYRRSLKDQMPLEDLTEETLTSEITEKTERGFTEPKAPSKIESRVAKSVAERQPEVEKVVSVTSGDLAGICPNRPRKNPVGRPRTVVNPSKQEAVKQQKSKGRWSYLKSKTSCHQKDNSGPTSAVLEPPSAYPITPSSPLYTNTDSLTVITPVKKKRGRPKKQPLLTVETIHEGTSTSPVSPIARESSGTVKKWRKRRNLAKLVQMTTINAAPTKQLKLNKKTGYANVLDKKTIQTVNKMKLVTMQNILNEILSCSSKSNLGLKSMAPMSTAVSTMASTIEARLGKQINVSKRGTIYIGKKRGRKPRADMKVQQDEHKASDKHPVPVSSQYENLVVPSNPPTTAAMPSPRAMQPLSVQAAGAGGILCPATADTSLQDLKTMPNLQPISALPTKAPKGLHSSNWKLSPPRLMANSPSHLSEVASLKEVTLSPVSESHSEETIPSDSGIGTDNNSTSDQAEKGPASRRRYSFDFCSLDASEVAALEANNKAMRGHCPKHVTTVAVENFLAQESLKKQKHRRKRKGLQSRDDIQFLADLEELIGKFQVFRISHRSYNFYHENSYPSIFRINFDHYYPMPYFPYDPLHYLRRNSEIKSKRRRGRPAKANEPMTKMPFIQGFGYPIPSGNYYAPYAMPYTSMPIATSMMNLGYYGQYPAPVYLGHHAVGSTSSPFMRPAVPPPQFHSGAHVKLAAAAAKHKTKHGSHQTPSAGMDNGEPTLVSLKGGTSSLPSVRLHKRKHKHKHKHKEDQLSNSQREDLGGLFSGAKKPTMLSLLSERQEIPDKEPSLTKLKDKQRNQQSTDMLSRSSRNIFEVDTLSTLSLSDPQQCKRTRELGDAMGDLHAACTRRHSETLRSRQELSPELFGGMQSPREEESSVRGRRRSLESFGMYREQNVVPFGNVRRETAQQIFHCPSPSVAEHNPLKKRFKRKEIEEIQCEVRKMCTFSKILSTKKNLDHVNKILKVKRLQRQAKTGNNIVKRRRGRPRKQPLPPDEELAGQMPVLERCVDLPGKRILRVGLAPEPLEFSNLDSIADTIESVVHMARSQPKQPPALAGRRWTKSAVEEEEEVRAKRPRRCQGSKTEEAGVPGRRPGSSSLSPANY